The segment ACACCCTTGAGGAGAACGGAGTCCCAGCGGTCGGCCCGAGCAGGGAGGCGGCAAAACTCGAAACAGACAAGGCCTTTGCGAGGGCCTTTATGGAGCACAACAAAATCCCAGGGAGAAAGGTCTTCCGCGTCTTCACCGACGTCACTGAGATGCGCTCATGGATAGACGACTTCGGAAAGCCCGTGGTTGTGAAGCCCATCGGCCTCACGGGCGGAAAGGGCGTCAAAGTCGTTGGTTACCAGCTGAATGATAACGAGGAGGCAAAGGCCTACGCCGAGGAGCTCATCAGGAGGGATGGGAGAGTCCTTATAGAAGAAAGGACGGACGGCGTTGAGTTCACATTTCAGGTCTTCAGCGACGGGAAGCACGTTGTTCCAATACCGCTCACCCAGGACTACCCCCACGCCTACGAGAATGATGAGGGTCCGATAACCGGTGGGATGGGAAGTTACTCCTGCCCAAACGGTTTGCTTCCCTTCGTGACGAAGGAGGACTACGAGAGGGCCCTTAAGACGCTTAAAGCTACTGTCGAGGCCACGAGGAGGGAGGGGACACCATACAAAGGCATCCTCTACGGCCAGTTCATGCTGAGCAGAGACGGCCCGGTTCTCATAGAGTATAACGCCCGCTTCGGCGACCCGGAGGCGATAAACGTCCTCCCGCTCCTGAAGACGAGCCTGCTTGAGATAGCCGAGGGAATAGTTGACGGCAACCTCAGAAAAGCGGAGTTCGAAAGCAAGGCCACAGTCGTGAAGTATCTCGCTCCAAGGGGCTATCCAGCTAACCCCGTCAAAGGCGTTAAGGTCGAGGTCAATGAGAAGGCTGTTGAAGAGACCGGTGCGAGGCTCTACTACGCTTCCATAGACGAGAGCTTTAATCTCCTCGGCTCAAGGGCGATAGCCGTTCTGGGAATAGCGGAAAGCCTTGAGGACGCCGAGAGGATTGCCGAGAGCGCGGTTCCACACATAAGAGGCGAGCTTTTCTACCGGAGGGACGTTGGGACGGGGGAGAGCGTTGGGAAGAGGATTAAGCTCATGAAAGAACTGGGGAGAGAGTTCGAGCCGAACCCCTGCTGAGGTGGTTGAAGTGATACGCCGCGAAGAGATTCTGGGAATCCTTGAGAAGTACGACCCCGAGAAGATAACCGTAGGCGTTATCGGAAGCCACTCCGCTCTGGACATAGCAGATGGAGCCAAAGAGGAAGGTTTGCCTGTCCTCATCATTGCGCAGAGAGGACGGCACAGGACTTACGCCGAGTACTTCAAGCTAAGGAAGACGAGGGACGGCCTAACCAAGGGCTTCATAGACGAAGTTCTTGTCCTCGAAAAGTTCGCCCAAATAGTTAATGTCCAGGAGGAGCTGGTGAAGAGAAACGTTATCTTCGTCCCGAACCGCTCCTTCGTCGTTTACACCGGCATTGACCGCGTTGAGAACGAGTTCCGCGTTCCGCTCTTCGGGAGCAGGAACCTGCTTCGGAGCGAGGAGAGGAGTGAGGAAAAGAGCTACTACTGGCTCCTTGAGAAGGCCAAACTCCCGTACCCAGAACCTGTGAAGCCGGAGGAGATTGATGAGGTCGGTCTGGTTATAGTCAAGCTTCCCCACGCAAAGAAGAGATTAGAGAGGGGCTTCTTTACAGCGGCATCATACAAAGAGTTCCGCGAGAAGGCCGAACGCCTGAAGAAGCTTGGCGTGATTACAGAAGAAGACCTCGTGGGAGCGAGGATAGAGCGCTACATAATCGGCCCCGTCTTCAACTTCGACTTCTTCTACTCGCCGATTGATGAGGAAATCGAGCTTCTGGGCATAGACTGGCGCTTTGAGACGAGCTTAGACGGCCACGTCCGCCTGCCAGCTTCCCAGCAACTTACCCTGCCGGAGCACCAGTTCGAGCCTGAGTACACCGTTACAGGCCATGCCTCCTCGACGCTCCGCGAGAGCCTTTTGGAGAAGGTCTTTGACATGGCAGAGAGGTACGTCAAGGCCACTCAGGAATACTATCCGCCCGGGATAATCGGGCCGTTTACACTTCAGACGGCCGTGGACAAGGACCTCAACTTCTACATCTACGACGTCGCCCCAAGAACCGGCGGTGGAACCAACATTCACATGGCCGTCGGCCATCCCTACGGAAACGCCCTCTGGAGGAAGCCGATGAGCACCGGAAGGAGGATTGCCCTTGAGATAAAGCGCGCTCTTGAGCTGGACGAACTTGAGAAGGTGGTCACGTGAGGTGGTCGGAATGAGGTGGAGAGTTACTGTCATCGTTCGCCTCAGGGAAGGTCTCAATGACCCGGAAGGTAGGGTCATAGGAAACGCCCTGCGGAACCTCGGCTACGCGGTTGAAAACCTCAGGGTTCCGAAGTGCTTCGAGTTCGAGCTTGAGAGCGAGAACCCGGAGGAGGAAGTCAGGGAGATGTGCAGGAAGCTACTCGCGAACCCGCTGATTCACGACTACGAGTACAGAATCGAGCCGGTGAGCTGAGATGGTGAAGTTCGCGGTCATCGTCTTCCCGGGAACCAACTGCGACTTCGAGACCGAGAGGGCCATAAGGAAGGCCGGAGCCGAGGCCGAGCGCGTCTGGTACAGAGCTAATCTCAAGGACTTCGATGGAGTTGTTCTTCCAGGTGGCTTCAGCTACGCCGACTACTTGAGGGCTGGAGCGATAGCCGCTCGGCAGGAGATAATGGAGGAGGTTAAGGAGTTCGCCCGCGAGGGAAGGCCCGTTCTAGGGATATGCAACGGCTTTCAAATTCTCACTGAGGCCGGCCTCTTGCCCGGGGCTTTGAGGCCCAACAGGGTTCCGCGCTTCCTCTGCAGGTGGGTCCAGCTCCGCGTTGAAGACACTGAAACGCCCTTCACTACCCTTTACGAGCCCGGCGAGGTTATCAGAATGCCGATAGCCCACGCGGAGGGTAACTATTACATTGACGACCCCTCGAAGGTCAGAATCGTCTTCCAGTACAGCGATGAGAGTGGCGATGTAACGGGGAAGGTCAATCCCAACGGCTCCGTCCTCAACATAGCCGCCATAGCCAACGAGAGGGGCAACGTCCTTGGAACCATGCCCCACCCGGAGCGCGCGAGCGACCGCTTTCTGGGGAGTGAGGACGGTTTGAGGCTCTTCAGGAGCATGGTGGAGTGGGCGAGGAGGTGATTCTGTGTTCCCGCACGAGGAAAAACTTATCCGCGAGCGCCTGAAGAGAGAGCCCAACGAGGTTGAAAAGGCCATGCTCGAGGTCATGTGGAGCGAGCACGCCTCCTACAAGTCGAGCAGGCCCTGGCTGAGGCTCCTGCCGACCGAAAACGAGCACGTTGTCCTCGGCCCGGGGGAAGACGCCGGAATAGTGAAGTTCGACGAGGACACCTGGATAGCCGTTGGAATCGAGAGCCACAACCATCCCTCCGCTGTCGAGCCCTACGGCGGTGCCGCGACTGGAGTGGGTGGAATTGTGAGGGATATACTCTGCATGGGTGCTCGTCCAATAGCACTTCTCGACTCCATTCGCTTTGGCCCGCTGGAGAGGGAACGCAACAGATACCTCTTCGAGGGTGTCGTCAAGGGCATAGCAGACTACGGCAACAGGATAGGGGTTCCGACCATTGGGGGCGAAACCGAGTTCGATGAGAGCTTAGATAACTACACCCTCGTCAATGTAGCCTGCGTCGGGATAATGAGGCCCGAGCACCTCGTCCACAGCTACGTTAGTGAGGCCGGTTTAAAGCTCGTCCTCGTCGGCAACAGAACCGGGAGAGACGGCATTCACGGAGTTACATTCGCGAGCGAAGAGCTGAGCGAGAACGCGGAGGAGGAAAACCGTTCCGCGGTGCAGATTCCCGACCCATTCACCGAGAAGCTCCTCATCGAGGCGACGCTTGAGGCCGTCTACACCGGCAAGGTCAGGGCCCTCAAGGACCTCGGTGGTGGCGGTTTAACATGTGCCTCCTCGGAGATGGCTGGAAAGAAGGGCTTCGGCGCGGTGATTTACGCGGACAGAGTTCCTCTAAGAGAACCTGGCATGACTCCGGCAGAGGTCATGATTTCGGAGAGCCAGGAGAGGATGCTCTTCGCTGTAAAGCCTGAGGGCGTGGAAGAACTTGGAAGGATTTTCGATAAGTACGAGCTCGAATGGAGTGTAATTGGAGAGGTAATTAATGAGCCGCGCTATATAGTCTACTGGAATGGCGAGAAGGTTGCTGATTTGCCGGTTGACCTGCTCACAGGCGTTCCCACGACTGAGTGGGAACTAAAGCCCTACAGCGCGGAAAGGCCCGTTGAGACACCCGACGTTGGCTTTGAAAGGGCCTTTGACCTCGTCTGGAGCAGTCCGAACGTCATTAGCAAGCGCTGGATTTGGCAGCAGTACGACCACGAAGTCCAGGGAAGGACAGTTTTGAAACCTGGCAGGGACGCGGCCGTCCTTAAAATCAATGATGAGTACGGCCTGGCTTTCGTTGCCGACGGGAACCCGAACCACAGCTACCTGAACCCCTACCACGGCGCTATGGGAGCGGTTGCCGAAACCGTTAGGAACCTCGTGAGCGTCGGGGCGGAACCTTTAGCACTAGTTGACAACCTCAACTTCGCCTCACCCGAGAAGCCGGAAGTCTACTGGAGCTTCGCCGAGACCGTTAAGGGCCTGGCAGACGCCGCCAAGGCCTTTGGTCTGGCCTACGTGAGC is part of the Thermococcus sp. genome and harbors:
- the purD gene encoding phosphoribosylamine--glycine ligase, encoding MRVLLVGGGGREHAIGEVLVRSGAELYVVSNHKNPGLARLAKGYGLAKETDVGKVLEYAEKFGVDMAFIGSEAPLEKGIVDTLEENGVPAVGPSREAAKLETDKAFARAFMEHNKIPGRKVFRVFTDVTEMRSWIDDFGKPVVVKPIGLTGGKGVKVVGYQLNDNEEAKAYAEELIRRDGRVLIEERTDGVEFTFQVFSDGKHVVPIPLTQDYPHAYENDEGPITGGMGSYSCPNGLLPFVTKEDYERALKTLKATVEATRREGTPYKGILYGQFMLSRDGPVLIEYNARFGDPEAINVLPLLKTSLLEIAEGIVDGNLRKAEFESKATVVKYLAPRGYPANPVKGVKVEVNEKAVEETGARLYYASIDESFNLLGSRAIAVLGIAESLEDAERIAESAVPHIRGELFYRRDVGTGESVGKRIKLMKELGREFEPNPC
- a CDS encoding formate--phosphoribosylaminoimidazolecarboxamide ligase family protein; its protein translation is MIRREEILGILEKYDPEKITVGVIGSHSALDIADGAKEEGLPVLIIAQRGRHRTYAEYFKLRKTRDGLTKGFIDEVLVLEKFAQIVNVQEELVKRNVIFVPNRSFVVYTGIDRVENEFRVPLFGSRNLLRSEERSEEKSYYWLLEKAKLPYPEPVKPEEIDEVGLVIVKLPHAKKRLERGFFTAASYKEFREKAERLKKLGVITEEDLVGARIERYIIGPVFNFDFFYSPIDEEIELLGIDWRFETSLDGHVRLPASQQLTLPEHQFEPEYTVTGHASSTLRESLLEKVFDMAERYVKATQEYYPPGIIGPFTLQTAVDKDLNFYIYDVAPRTGGGTNIHMAVGHPYGNALWRKPMSTGRRIALEIKRALELDELEKVVT
- the purS gene encoding phosphoribosylformylglycinamidine synthase subunit PurS; protein product: MRWRVTVIVRLREGLNDPEGRVIGNALRNLGYAVENLRVPKCFEFELESENPEEEVREMCRKLLANPLIHDYEYRIEPVS
- the purQ gene encoding phosphoribosylformylglycinamidine synthase I encodes the protein MVKFAVIVFPGTNCDFETERAIRKAGAEAERVWYRANLKDFDGVVLPGGFSYADYLRAGAIAARQEIMEEVKEFAREGRPVLGICNGFQILTEAGLLPGALRPNRVPRFLCRWVQLRVEDTETPFTTLYEPGEVIRMPIAHAEGNYYIDDPSKVRIVFQYSDESGDVTGKVNPNGSVLNIAAIANERGNVLGTMPHPERASDRFLGSEDGLRLFRSMVEWARR
- the purL gene encoding phosphoribosylformylglycinamidine synthase subunit PurL gives rise to the protein MFPHEEKLIRERLKREPNEVEKAMLEVMWSEHASYKSSRPWLRLLPTENEHVVLGPGEDAGIVKFDEDTWIAVGIESHNHPSAVEPYGGAATGVGGIVRDILCMGARPIALLDSIRFGPLERERNRYLFEGVVKGIADYGNRIGVPTIGGETEFDESLDNYTLVNVACVGIMRPEHLVHSYVSEAGLKLVLVGNRTGRDGIHGVTFASEELSENAEEENRSAVQIPDPFTEKLLIEATLEAVYTGKVRALKDLGGGGLTCASSEMAGKKGFGAVIYADRVPLREPGMTPAEVMISESQERMLFAVKPEGVEELGRIFDKYELEWSVIGEVINEPRYIVYWNGEKVADLPVDLLTGVPTTEWELKPYSAERPVETPDVGFERAFDLVWSSPNVISKRWIWQQYDHEVQGRTVLKPGRDAAVLKINDEYGLAFVADGNPNHSYLNPYHGAMGAVAETVRNLVSVGAEPLALVDNLNFASPEKPEVYWSFAETVKGLADAAKAFGLAYVSGNVSFYNEVAERPIKPTPVVAGLGKTRLENIPKGHFEDGLLIGVVGLTESELGGSELFVSLGIEGGFAPRVNLEEEKANAKGILRATQEGLVRAVHDVSRGGIAVALTEMALNGVGFIAELSKVPSRTSNPLEVAFSESHGRYIVAFPEESLAKLKALFRHFAVIGRTGGGNAVFLWNGEELLKKPVSELKAVHESLPRLLGEEE